The DNA segment GCAGTTTTAATAATTTTTTCCGAAAGACGGCTTGCCTTTTCAATAATGGCATCGGTTGTTTCGCTTACTGCTTTCTCGGTTTTGCCTTCTCTGTTTTCGCATACATAATAAGGCGGGTTCAGGTTAACCTGATCATATTTAACAAGCTTAGACAATTAGCTCATCCCTCCGTCCTCTGGATATGACTACTTCTCCGGCCTCTTCAAGCTTTCTGATCAAAGCAACAAGCTTCTGCTGCGCTTCTTCGACGTCGGATAACCTTACACCATGCAGGTATTTTGCTTCTTCTTCCATTGTCTCCTTCATTCGGAGCGACATGTTTTCATAAAATACATCGGCCACTTCCTTGGCAGAGCCCTTAAGCGCGATAAGCAGATCGTTCGAGTTGGTGACGGCCTGAAGAAATTTCTGGATATACATAGGATCGAGCGTCGTGATGTCTTCAAATACGAACATCTTGTTCCTTATTTCCTCCGACAGCTTCGGATCCTTTTCGCTTAGCTTTTCCATTATGAATTTTTCGGTGCTTCGGTCTATCGTATTTAACACTTCCGCTATGTACTTTATTCCGCCGATCTCGGTCGTGCCCAGAGACTCGCCTATCGAAAGCTTATGCTCTATCATTTTTTCGATATCCTTGATAACCTCAGGCGAGGTGCTGTCCATCATGGCTATTCTCTCTACCACATCTAGCTGGACTTCTCTCGGAAGCTCACTCAGTATTTCTGAAGCCTGCTCGGATGTGCAATATGAGAGGATCAAAGCAATGGTCTGCGGATGTTCATTCTGAATGATGCTTAGCAGATGCTTGGGATCAGCCTTATAAAGAAAGTCGAATGATTTCGTTCTTAACGATTTTGTCACCTTTTCGATAACGCCGGCCGCGGTCGTACTGCCCATTGCTTTCTCAAGGACGGCCTTTGCGTACTCGATTCCGCCTTCGGTTACTATTTTTTGCGCGAGGCAAAGGTTATAAAATTCATCCATCGTGGACTCAACGGACTCAGCCGAAAGATTATCCAATGTGGCAATTTGAATTGTAATCTGCTCAATTTCATCCGGATGCAGGTATTTATAAACCTTGGACGCATAATCAACGCCCAGAGAAAGCACGACGGTTGCTGCTTTTTTCAATGATTCTGATTTTTTAACTCTTGAAGTCGTCATTTTGCGTCATCTTCCTTCATCCAGGATCTTAACAGCTGCGCAACAATTTCAGGATTTGACGCTGAAAAGTCTTTAATCTGTTTTTTAAGTAATTTTTCCCGCGTATCGCCCAGAACTATTTCGCCCGGAATATCCGTTACTTTTTTGGGAGCCGCTTTTGAGGCTTCAGCCATTATTTGCTGCAGCTTTTTGTTTTTTATTTTTCTTTTTATTACTGAGATAATAATTATCGACACAACGATAATAAATAAAGCAGCGCCAATTATCACATACAGCATAAGCTCATCGA comes from the Oscillospiraceae bacterium genome and includes:
- the fliG gene encoding flagellar motor switch protein FliG translates to MTTSRVKKSESLKKAATVVLSLGVDYASKVYKYLHPDEIEQITIQIATLDNLSAESVESTMDEFYNLCLAQKIVTEGGIEYAKAVLEKAMGSTTAAGVIEKVTKSLRTKSFDFLYKADPKHLLSIIQNEHPQTIALILSYCTSEQASEILSELPREVQLDVVERIAMMDSTSPEVIKDIEKMIEHKLSIGESLGTTEIGGIKYIAEVLNTIDRSTEKFIMEKLSEKDPKLSEEIRNKMFVFEDITTLDPMYIQKFLQAVTNSNDLLIALKGSAKEVADVFYENMSLRMKETMEEEAKYLHGVRLSDVEEAQQKLVALIRKLEEAGEVVISRGRRDELIV